The following is a genomic window from Neodiprion virginianus isolate iyNeoVirg1 chromosome 1, iyNeoVirg1.1, whole genome shotgun sequence.
AGTTATGATTAATAATGTCGATTTAATTAGAATTCAATTAAGATACATGGTAAAAATTCTTATCAAATCTACGACTCTGGTAATATTGGGTAACAAATTCCGTCTTATTGAGGGCCTGCAATGATTTATTGCTAATTGATAGATCAAAGTTGATTAGGACGTAATTATAGTAGCTTTAAGAAGTGTTTCTTATCAAACGCAAAAACGTCCGATGAATGAGACACTTGGctgattttttcgattaaaaacaaaagtttCCCTACTACATCGCAACGAGTTATTCAGAGTTCCGGGGAGATTCGTGGTTTCAATTTTAACGGCTGTATAACTGTGATACTTTCCAGCGTTTGGACGTGCCAATGAGGCTCCTGCCTGACGTTAAAACAAATCAAAATTCACCAGGAAACATTACTCGACCAAAtggtaaatataaaaatgatcgGTCTTTACTTAAACCTGCCGCGTATTTATGTACAGGGAATGTGATAGTTCTGCGAACGCGAACGATGTCGTAAATCGGGAGGATCATTGCCAGGAAGGTCGTGATTCGCAACTTCTAAAGTTGTAGCAGTGTTCAACCGTCGCTCACTgatgtttcaaaaaaagttCGTGACGAAGGCACGACTTTACGAGTAGAGCACAGGCTATGATACAGATGGGAGGGGAGTGGATTCATTCCATGTTTGTTTGTCCGAGGGAGAGGGAAACCCGACGAGAGGGACTCGGTCTGCGAGTCGCAGAGTCTTAAAACATAATCTGTATTCCAAACAACGAGAAACAAGATTCACAACAATTCGCAATCACTTATCGCCTCTACATGCCGTAACATGAGAACAGCCATTTTTTTGTGTAAGTAGCTAAATTTTCGTAGTTCCCTAATACGTTATTCTCTAACTCGTGATCATCGATCGATATCACATAAATATGATTTCTTGTGCCTTTGTACTTGCGTTCTACGCCAACGTCTTCGTACAAGCAATTTATAATTGCGCCGGTTTTGCCTGTTTTCGCGCTCTTTGCTGAATCCGACTCATTCGCGCGTTTTATCACAAATTTCGCATTTACGTGTTGTGCTTTTACCTAAGCTATAGGTGACAGCTTTAGACTTATTAAAACGTAATACTGTAATCATCTTACATCCtcgttatttatttgaataatatttcactATGGTCGTTGTGTTCAATGCGATACTGCAGGGTTGATTATTTGAACATCGTTTGCTGTCTAAAATCACTCTGTATATAGATTATATGTTTCAATGTGAGTTCGGGCAACCCGCGGTCTGTTTCAACCAAATACATTAGTCACGTCTTAAACATAGCCGTATCTATTTGAGTTTTGGATTATCCCTGCGTTAGAGGTATGACCTATTTCACAATCATTacagtaaataaatttctccGCAAGGATACCTAGCAGTTAGTGAAAATATGCTATTACGGCAGACACGTTTAGAATCGCGGCAAGGCTTGATCACTCCTACGTGCGTTAATTATATCTATAAACATACGCTACTGTAAATTATAAATCGTTTCTCCGACGGATAGACAACAAATTAAAGTATCGTTACTACGTCTCAATTATCTTAACCTGATCCCACAATCTTGATGAATCTGTTAATTATTTCGATTATTATAATCCTTTTTCGTGCTGCTATCTATAGCAAATTCATTCATTATTATGATTCGTCCGTCAAGCccgtttaaaaattgatacatgtacgtacgtgtGTGCAGTAAAAATCCGCGTTTATATTACTTCGTTCAATCAGTGTCGGATCTATATCCGAGTGTATATCAATCGGAGATCTTCAAGAATCCAGTCTAAGAATGGCTGCTTGAACACCGCGGCTAAAGAAATCACGGAaggatataattattatgcagTTCAGTTAATGTCGATGAGCTTCGTCTAAGACCTGTCGTCGTcatatcgaaataaaaatcccactgagagaattttatttcggtAGCAAGTCCACGGTTCTTTTTATCAACAAtctatttatataaataatctCACGGCATAATTGAACTGTACCAGTCGAATCCAATTGGTTGTTCAAGTTTACGATTTCGAGGTATGTACTATGTTAATAATCATCAAAAAACCGAATTTCACAGCAATCAGAGATCATATGACGAGAAACTTGacaattatataatttataatagaatataatgTACACGTAGACACATTATGttcttacaaaaaattttcgtaattcaaaACTTCTACTGAAGATGTCGAATCGCATAGAGCGATGGAGTCCGGCATACACAAtagtataattattgttattttaattaaaaataatactcACGTAGGTATGAATATTGAATGACGTGTTTTTGTACGCGTTGCAAAGCTTATTACATGGATATTTTGAGATCTAGAAATGCGATTAGAACGAAAGAGCGCAGCTAATTAATGACATGATGAATCagttttgaataattcatgaTTAGCTGTGCACAAATGTAGGATAACACTGTAGATTGTTATTAAGTTTATAATCTTATATGTGATGCATACACGGGAATCTGATGGGAATAGGTAATATTAATATGTCTTTATTGATATTTGTCCGCGTAGATATTGCAGTCGCTGCACAttatgataatataataatttgcagCGTACATTTGAAAATCCATAGCATACAAGTATGAGGCAATTATGGAACATTCGTGTACGCCTGATCGTCGTTATAATTACCCATTAGTATGTACGCGAGTGTCAGCCAGATATTTCGTAACGCGTCAGCCGTGTCTGCGGGcaagataaataaaatgttgtaGACGTAGCATTATCGTTTCCTAGAAGaaaatgtatttcaatttgttggaAGTGGCGCAGAGACATTGCACTCACGGATCTTCATGTAGCCATTACCACAGCCACATCCACATTGATAATTAGGAAGAAATTTATGTGTTGCAAAAGTACtttcgtaatgaaaaatactgCAGGAAACGACTGCAGTCGTGTAATAAACGAGTCGCTAAGGTACTATAATAATGCTTGATTTCGTTACTTTTTGTAGTATATAACAAGGTAGCTGGAAGGTCGCGTAAAATGTGACAAGGTGTATTGGcctatacgtatattgtataacAGCGTTCTTAAATTTGAGTCATTTTGTAAAACATGCATGTGggtcaattttattcaaagtaTTGCGTGTCTGGGTAAAGTAATATCAGTAATATCATGGCGAATTACCTCCTGCCAGGGCCGTGACGAATAATACGTGCCACATTACCGACTGCCTACTTCTTTTGAACTTACCACATTATacctttttcaattcattgtAATTACGTTCAATCTACATTGAACGTATATATTTCCTGATTTTGTGGAACTTTGCCTATAAGAAATTGTATGATATGCCCATGTTTAGTAGCGTAATTAAAGATTATAATCGCAACATATTTataccaataataataatgaaatatactGCATCGGACGCGGATAGTGAGAATCAAGTTCTTGTCGATAATATTTGGATCACGATCAACTGGAATTTACTCAACGCTCCGCTATCAGGGACCCTGAAAGAAAATCGTGTctcgaaaatgaatgaaaagtctaattatttttttgtaatttctcATAAGAATTTGATCACTTTCAAATAGTAATAGTTACaaaagtttgagaaaaagTAAACTATGCTAGCAATTGTAATATAAGGCATCTCCAAACATCGTCGTGTCAAACGATCACGATTTGTGGCATTTGGTGATTagacaaatttgaaaattccacGATGACTGCGCTCTCGTCATTACGCACGCGCCGCGCCCACATATGGATTTATATCGAGTATTCCTGGATATCATCCGCGTCTACGTCACGTTCGGTAGACGACAAGGACAAAAAGAGGCACCGCAGTTTGATATAACGATCTCCgtagaaattatttcttttatctctGATATTATGatcatgaatttgaaatatgtGTATATCTTACAGTCATGTGGGAGATACAATATCGTGTTGTCAAAGTTATGCAACCACGTTATACCGATCCTAACGCTTCTGCTCACAATCAGATACTATACTGTTTTACAAAGATGCTGCACACGTGCTCTAAGCACGTGCTGATTAGCGTCATATGCTCGGTTACAAAGATGGCGATGAAAGCGTTGCCGAATAGCGCATGCATAGAACGTTGAGTAAGTAGCCGGAGTAAAACGTAAACAACCGATGTTCAAGTTTATTACCGTTCCGTGACTGCTCAAAGAGCACGTCAAGAGTTATGGCGAAGCTCAAAAGAAGGAAGacaaaaaaatgatgtaaCCGCTGCATATGTACAGCTGATTCGATGCGATAATGTTCGGATGACAGCTGAAAAACAATATAACTTTGGATATTTATAACATTACCAAtatttgtcacattttttatgGGACAGGTGTTTGTTGCATTATTACCTTGATAAGGTGAAAATATAGCCTGACAAAGTTATATATTTATGATTAAACTTAATCGAAATATCACTGTAGTACCTGCAGACAAGATgccacaaaatttttgttaaataaagtGATTGCTGTTTGCTCTGTGTAATTCTAGTTGCCGCTCTAGTAGCTCATAGTCAGTATGGAAACTTTACGCAGTGAACTTTACACACACATATTAACAAGTGCCgaacttttatttctttcagaTAGAATTGTTTTCCTGCTTAATAACTTTAGCCAGTATGGCTGTTCCGCAATCACCGTCAATGTCTGAACGGACACCATTTTCTCCTGGGAGATCTCGCCGGCGTAACAGACCGACAAAGTTTGAGTTTAAGTTAAATTGTCCTACATTGGAATATGACCTACCTATTGGAATGATTCCCTTTGAATCTCAGGTTGGAGGTCATGCGTTTGGAGATAAAAATGATACCAtcggtaattaattattacttattatttattgatcaTGCCTGAATATACTAGTGTCACTTATGAAGATTGTAAGTAAGGCACGATCATACTTTATTAATTCTGTACACTATCAGGCATGCTGAAGAGTGGAGATGGTCTCATCTATAAACCGATTGAAAAGCCTCTACTTGGTGAACGAGAAATTATGTTTTATGAAAAGCTGCAAGACACTACAGATCCCTTAATGCTTGAGCTCCGTCAATTCACCCCACAGTATTATGGAACAAAAGAACTAAAGCTTGGTGACAAATGTGAGATAATACTCGTAGCCTTGAATAGTAATTTATAGATAAGATATTGATGAAAGTGAGCCGCAATATCAGAGAATTTTAGAAAACTAGTATCGCCTTTGTGATAATAAAACATTATTCTATTAGATAACTTTATACTTTGTTTTGTAGATATCAAATTTCTGATACTAAAAGATTTGACCGAGGGAATGTCTGAACCATGCGTAATGGACGTAAAGATTGGTCGACGAACTTGGGATCCATTGGCCGGGCCGGCTAAAAGAGCTGGAGAGGAAAACAAATATGCCGAATCCAAGAATGAATACGGTTTTTGTATACCAGGATTCCAAGTGTGTAGACTCTCTACtggttttataaaaaaatatgacagagACTATGGCAAAAAACTAGATAAGCAAATGGTTGTCGAAGGTAATAGTTTCAAGATTTATTGTATAGATATACCTTGGTTATCACATGAGTTTAATTACGATTAACTTTTTGTTCGAAAAACataccatttttttattttttatttattttcagcaATGGAATTATTCCTCAACGCCAAGCCAGGACAGCCACCGTGCCgcaatttaattataaaattactaTCTACACTGTGGAAAATTTTGGCCTTTTTTAGATTGCAAACTAAATTTAGGTTCTATTCAAGTTCCATATTACTTGCATATGATGCAAAACGTTTACGGCAACAATCTAGTCCTGTTAATGCTAAAACATCCAATAATAATGGTTCGCCAAATGCTAATAGTTACTTCAATTTATCTCCAATTGCGAGATCGCCGTCCTTGAAATTGAATGTTCGACCAGTGCTCTCTTTGGGCGATGCAGGATTTTCTGGCCAACTGACAGAGAGTGGGCCTGTTTTCGAGAAAACACTCAACAGTCACTCTCCAATCGCTACTCCAACGATGTCGCCAATTTTTATGAGAAGAAACAAAAGTAAATCAGTGAAACGATCCCACAGCCTCAAGAGAAGTGATAGTCTAAAAAGATCTGAATCCTTTCATCATCCTCCGAGTCCAAACAATTCACGAGAGCCTAGTTTAGTGAGAAATGACTCAAGCGGAAGGAGCATGAATAttgtcgttgaaaaattatgccGTACACATTCTTACATAAACaatttcgacaaagatattattaaaatgaaagaagattATGCGAATTTGCTCGATGAGCTCACTACAACCCCTGAAGAGAAGCAAAACTGGGTTCGAGTAAACATGATCGATTTTGCTCACGTTTTTCCTGCAGAGAACGATGGTTTGGATACTAATTATCTGGAGGGAATACAGAACCTAATTAAATTGTTGGAGAGTTTTTTGACACCAGAATGAGGTGTGCATATTACTATcactatttattattacacccTGGTAATATGCATGTTCCGGATAAGCTAGCTTTATTCTCATTCTCCAATGCATGAAAAGTTAGTGTGATACGATCATAAGCTTATAAGTAACCTAAAAGGACCATTCATAACTCAAGTACTGTTATTAGTGTAAATTATATACACAGACTTTAGGgaatatatgaaataaaatattttaatttatttacttggCTTATATGCTTCGCTGTAATGTTTCGTCATATGCTGATAAGCAGTGTACCCAGCATCAaggaaattctgaaaaatcgaataatgTCGG
Proteins encoded in this region:
- the LOC124310519 gene encoding inositol polyphosphate multikinase, which encodes MAVPQSPSMSERTPFSPGRSRRRNRPTKFEFKLNCPTLEYDLPIGMIPFESQVGGHAFGDKNDTIGMLKSGDGLIYKPIEKPLLGEREIMFYEKLQDTTDPLMLELRQFTPQYYGTKELKLGDKYIKFLILKDLTEGMSEPCVMDVKIGRRTWDPLAGPAKRAGEENKYAESKNEYGFCIPGFQVCRLSTGFIKKYDRDYGKKLDKQMVVEAMELFLNAKPGQPPCRNLIIKLLSTLWKILAFFRLQTKFRFYSSSILLAYDAKRLRQQSSPVNAKTSNNNGSPNANSYFNLSPIARSPSLKLNVRPVLSLGDAGFSGQLTESGPVFEKTLNSHSPIATPTMSPIFMRRNKSKSVKRSHSLKRSDSLKRSESFHHPPSPNNSREPSLVRNDSSGRSMNIVVEKLCRTHSYINNFDKDIIKMKEDYANLLDELTTTPEEKQNWVRVNMIDFAHVFPAENDGLDTNYLEGIQNLIKLLESFLTPE